The Podospora pseudopauciseta strain CBS 411.78 chromosome 2 map unlocalized CBS411.78m_2, whole genome shotgun sequence genome has a window encoding:
- a CDS encoding uncharacterized protein (EggNog:ENOG503P8HW) gives MVSTNTSPIPVATFGKDPKVAEQVREKLLPDIEVVHCSLTLDSALAELPALCSGDTSVSPSSGLGTNAGASNSSSRKVPQAIFFGGGFTDDEYEQIVAAVQARAPGIHMVKVQKRDVLAAGSFGPNPDTIAKIYRKKMAALAAA, from the coding sequence ATGGTttccaccaacacctcccccatccccgtcGCCACCTTTGGCAAAGACCCGAAAGTAGCCGAGCAAGTCCGCGAGAAGCTCCTCCCCGACATCGAAGTCGTCCACtgctccctcaccctcgactCGGCCCTCGCCGAGCTCCCCGCCCTCTGCTCCGGGGACACCTCcgtctccccttcttccggCCTCGGCACAAACGCCGGTGCTTCCAATTCTTCCTCCCGCAAGGTCCCCCAGGCCATCTTCTTCGGGGGCGGCTTCACGGACGACGAGTACGAGCAGATCGTCGCCGCCGTCCAGGCCCGCGCTCCGGGCATCCACATGGTCAAGGTCCAGAAGCGGGATGTTCTCGCCGCGGGCTCGTTCGGGCCGAACCCGGACACTATTGCCAAGATTtacaggaagaagatggctgCTCTGGCGGCTGCTTAG
- a CDS encoding uncharacterized protein (COG:S; EggNog:ENOG503NZWR) gives MEFLSGYAAAQSPFSAYTVEPPPNSSHRSRSKQPGRSNSTSGTQTKKRSRIHGHARTNSASTSSTGSGRTGDSNQQPSHPGHHHGTATAAASNNSINNNPAWLQHPGAPDAARPGVDAAAASPAAVTAPPFSARRDRHRERMSYQDKQLPATPRLNTVDASSRSPGSGSASEPASAQTPASASAAFSDRRMLHHAAAAMYDPGSKPPGPGPAGLPRSESVTSVGGVTTASGRTMISTEPPSSQEAAAHQLRPFVIRNGRTYISDQSLPYPLPVDLEELHRQNLKTMLLLQLYGRPICDPTFINKPPPRILEIGCGTGFWSMTCYRYYEARGQHANMSFTGLDIVPLAPPTGGPGVSESAESAPSALPGASAIRPDKDMNWTFVQHDLRKLPLPFPEGSFDFVMVKDMGLATSMVMQQGLVDEYIRVLVPGGTVEIWETDHTLRMLRPHVPEPPAGSGGAEGEAEDGDEAENGNDEQNIMEMGAYLMTANTPLSQPLNNFLLEYNGWISRTLEARGLFCMPCTVIGPLLIQEAEVLTGVGSTRLAIPLSEVRWEREGVGGVVTKDGKSYIDTKTRRLGKDGAPVGKALGPVATAVRRTALTVVVQQIQSMEHALREVSGKSQDEWDAWMGKMMNDLVRENGPSWGECLEVGAWWAKKR, from the coding sequence ATGGAGTTCCTTTCAGGTTATGCTGCGGCTCAATCCCCTTTCTCCGCCTACACCGTCGAGCCGCCTCCTAATTCCTCCCATCGTTCCCGTTCCAAGCAGCCTGGCCGATCCAACTCGACCTCGGGCACACAGACGAAGAAGCGCTCTCGCATACACGGACACGCCCGTACTAACAGCGCCAGCACCTCGAGCACGGGCAGCGGCCGGACCGGCGATAGCAACCAGCAGCCATCGCATCCAGGTCACCACCAcggcaccgccaccgccgccgctagcaacaacagcatcaacaacaaccctgCGTGGTTGCAGCACCCCGGCGCACCCGACGCCGCCAGACCCGGAGttgatgccgccgccgcatctcctgctgctgtgacAGCACCCCCGTTCAGCGCCCGCCGTGATCGACACCGCGAGCGCATGTCCTACCAGGACAAGCAGCTACCAGCAACCCCCCGCCTCAACACCGTCGACGCCTCTTCGCGATCACCGGGCAGCGGTAGCGCTTCTGAGCCAGCTTCGGCACAAACACCAGCTtccgcctcggccgccttcTCAGACCGACGCATGCTCCAtcatgcagcagcagccatgtACGATCCAGGATCCAAACCACCTGGGCCGGGACCAGCAGGTCTCCCCCGCTCCGAAAGCGTCACCAGCGTCGGGGGAGTAACCACGGCGAGCGGGCGCACCATGATCTCCACCGAGCCACCATCCAGCCAAGAAGCCGCCGCCCACCAGCTCAGGCCGTTTGTCATCCGCAACGGCCGGACGTACATCTCGGACCAGTCCCTCCCTTACCCATTACCCGTCGACCTGGAGGAGCTACACAGGCAGAATCTAAAGACGATGCTTTTACTACAATTATACGGACGACCTATTTGCGATCCGACATTCATCAACAAACCGCCGCCGCGCATCCTGGAAATTGGGTGCGGGACAGGATTTTGGAGCATGACTTGCTACCGCTACTACGAAGCCAGAGGCCAGCACGCAAACATGTCTTTTACCGGGCTTGATATTGTCCCTCTTGCGCCTCCCACGGGAGGGCCAGGGGTTTCTGAGAGTGCCGAGTCGGCCCCTTCCGCTTTGCCTGGGGCATCAGCTATCAGGCCGGATAAAGACATGAATTGGACTTTTGTACAACACGATCTGAGGAAACTGCCGTTACCCTTTCCTGAGGGGTCGTTTGACTTTGTCATGGTGAAGGACATGGGCCTTGCTACGTCGATGGTGATGCAACAGGGTCTGGTAGACGAGTATATTCGGGTGTTGGTGCCTGGTGGAACGGTGGAGATATGGGAGACTGATCATACACTTCGTATGCTCCGCCCTCATGTGCCGGAGCCACCTGCTGGATCAGGTGGCGCTGAGGGTGAagcggaggatggtgatgaggctGAGAATGGGAATGACGAGCAGAATATAATGGAGATGGGGGCGTATCTCATGACGGCCAATACGCCGCTCAGCCAACCTCTTAATAACTTCTTGTTGGAATATAATGGGTGGATATCTCGCACATTGGAGGCGAGAGGGCTGTTTTGCATGCCTTGTACGGTTATTGGACCGTTGTTGATTCAAGAAGCGGAGGTCTTGACTGGAGTAGGGAGCACGAGGTTGGCGATTCCTTTGTCGGAAGTTAgatgggaaagggaaggggttggcggtgtGGTTAccaaggatgggaagagcTATATCGAtacgaagacgaggaggctAGGGAAGGATGGTGCGCCCGTGGGCAAGGCGCTAGGGCCGGTGGCGACGGCGGTCAGGAGGACAGCgttgacggtggtggtgcagcaGATCCAGAGCATGGAGCATGCCCTGAGGGAGGTGAGCGGGAAGAGCCAGGATGAGTGGGATGCCtggatggggaagatgatgaatgaTCTGGTGAGAGAAAATGGCCCGAGTTGGGGAGAGTGCCTCGAGGTTGGTGCTTGGtgggcgaagaagaggtgA
- a CDS encoding uncharacterized protein (COG:S; EggNog:ENOG503P826): protein MKYTAALLALAAAVSAQDISIFPECSLDCIISGIGSGTSCELTDFACVCENTQSLITSATPCVLEACGADVALNEVLPAVDEFCAGVGGGDDDAPAEDDEPSVTATPAPEPTDSPAEDDDDEDDEDVEPTPTGSFVSNITPAPTSNTTIPPPVEETTTPPPVTAGAAAVGYIGSLGMLALGAIAAL, encoded by the exons ATGAAGTACACCgctgccctcctcgccctcgcggCCGCCGTCTCCGCCCAGgacatctccatcttccccGAGTGCTCCCTCGACTGCATCATCAGCGGCATCGGCTCCGGCACCTCCTGCGAGCTGACCGACTTCGCCTGCGTCTGCGAGAACACCCAGTCCCTCATCACCTCGGCCACCCCTTGCGTTCTCGAAGCCTGCGGTGCCGATGTTGCTCTCA ATGAGGTCCTCCCCGCAGTCGACGAGTTCTGCGCTGGCGTTGGCGGTGGCGACGATGACGCCCccgccgaggacgacgagcCCAGCGTCACTGCCACCCCCGCCCCTGAGCCCACCGACTCTCccgccgaggatgatgacgacgaggacgacgaggacgtcGAGCCAACCCCTACCGGCTCCTTCGTTTCCAACATCACCCCTgcccccaccagcaacaccaccatccctcctcccgttgaggagaccaccacccctcctcccgtcaCTGCTGGCGCCGCCGCTGTTGGATACATTGGCTCTTTGGGCATGCTCGCTCTCGGTGCCATTGCTGCTCTCTAA
- the CCR4 gene encoding Glucose-repressible alcohol dehydrogenase transcriptional effector (EggNog:ENOG503NVSK; COG:K; BUSCO:EOG09260WGT) — protein MADGDRHPIQAFPSPLSSNFSSSSSIANGILLNSLLSHLVAAQPTAHSKTSASLGQNLRGMYGQGPQQGHNNRLSGAPGRGQPNIPPVQYQQYNYGQQPQGHPHQHHAHHHQNLQPDPGVHGLPAGNMGHSSYSTGAHQASSPFAGGSHPSGQTATTRGGSGQAISDSWGEQLKLYKQAQEAHQTMVEQHLPHYYARAKASDNKGVVYASEGTTTTEDQEVARNRPSYTTNKLVKRQDWHNLDLSGQGVRKIARALFSYDFLVELYIASNKITVLPPDIGKLRCLKVLEASHNELHELPPEIGMCTNLQQLILFNNHITSLPYELGFLYKLEMLGLHGNPLMNGSLKDEIMNKDTKSLINSLLVDAPVPPAPAPRLPITVQDDVASSLERVSVLTWNILCERYATKQMYGYTPPSALEWDYRKQLILDEIYDRNPDIVCLQEISRNAYENEFSPSLAKHGYRGIQWSRPKVKTLPNNMVGGVDGCATFWKTDKWIVLQKEMLDYSHLTITRPDLKQNHDVYNRAMGKDNIGTIILLESRVTGSRLIVANTHLAWEPDLCDVKLLQIACLMENITRLGDKWTRTPPMAIDKKQAIQGILEEGEERQELPPPGPSQEYRNNTDIPLIICGDYNSTPSSGVYDFLATGRLSHDHPEWLGRKYGNFTRDGVEHPFSIRSAYAHLRGGPHELSFTNYTPTFREVIDYIWYSTNTLELVSLLAPPDKQALTRIPGFPYYHFPSDHIQIMAEYVIRPRKDKRAVVEPDFGPSSRRT, from the exons ATGGCAGATGGTGACCGACATCCGATACAAGCCTTCCCGAGCCCGCTTTCGTCCAATttcagctccagcagctcgATCGCCAACGGCATACTGCTCAACTCCCTTTTGTCACACCTAGTGGCCGCCCAACCCACTGCCCATTCCAAGACATCGGCGTCTCTTGGCCAAAACCTGCGCGGCATGTATGGTCAGGGGCCCCAGCAGGGGCACAATAATCGCCTCAGTGGCGCTCCAGGGCGGGGTCAGCCCAATATTCCGCCAGTGCAGTATCAACAGTACAACTACGGTCAACAGCCACAGGGCCATCCACATCAGCATCATGCGCATCACCATCAGAATCTTCAGCCAGACCCCGGTGTACACGGGTTACCGGCGGGGAACATGGGGCATTCAAGCTACTCCACCGGCGCCCATCAAGCCTCTAGCCCATTTGCTGGCGGGAGCCATCCTAGCGGGCAAACTGCCACCACTAGAGGTGGTTCTGGTCAAGCAATCTCGGACAGTTGGGGAGAGCAGCTCAAATTGTACAAACAAGCACAGGAGGCGCATCAAACCATGGTTGAGCAGCACCTTCCGCACTATTATGCACGGGCCAAGGCATCCGACAACAAGGGGGTGGTGTATGCTTCCGAAGGAACGACAACTACAGAGGACCAGGAAGTCGCTAGAAACCGGCCCTCCTATACCACAAACAAGCTTGTCAAACGACAGGATTGGCACAACCTCGACCTGAGCGGTCAAGGGGTGCGCAAGATTGCGCGGGCCTTGTTCAGTTACGATTTTCTTGTAGAGCTGTACATTGCGTCCAACAAGATTACCGTCTTGCCTCCAGATATTGGCAAACTAAGGTGCTTGAAGGTGTTGGAAGCGTCTCATAACGAACTGCATGAACTGCCCCCTGAAATCGGCATGTGCACAAACCTCCAGCAGCTTATCCTGTTTAACAATCACATAACAAGCCTTCCGTATGAACTGGGCTTCCTTTACAAACTGGAGATGCTGGGTCTCCACGGCAACCCACTCATGAACGGTTCGTTGAAAGACGAAATCATGAACAAGGACACGAAGAGCTTGATCAACAGTCTTCTCGTTGACGCTCCAG TCCCCCCTGCTCCCgctcctcgtcttcccaTCACGGTGCAAGATGATGTGGCGTCTAGCCTTGAACGTGTCAGCGTTTTAACGTGGAATATTCTTTGCGAAAGGTACGCGACCAAGCAGATGTATGGCTACACACCGCCCTCAGCTCTTGAATGGGACTATCGCAAGCAGTTGATCCTCGACGAGATCTATGACCGCAACCCAGACATCGTCTGCCTCCAAGAGATCAGCAGGAACGCCTATGAGAACGAATTCTCTCCCTCCCTGGCCAAACACGGTTATAGAGGTATACAGTGGTCAAGACCCAAGGTGAAGACATTGCCCAACAACATGGTAGGCGGTGTTGACGGCTGTGCTACCTTCTGGAAGACCGACAAGTGGATTGTACTGCAAAAGGAGATGCTTGACTATTCacacctcaccatcacccgcccAGATCTCAAGCAAAACCACGACGTTTACAACAGGGCGATGGGCAAAGATAATATTGGGACAATTATCTTGCTGGAGAGCCGAGTAACAGGTTCTCGCTTGATTGTGGCCAACACGCATCTGGCCTGGGAGCCTGATCTTTGCGACGTGAAGCTATTGCAGATCGCGTGTCTGATGGAGAACATCACGAGGCTCGGCGATAAGTGGACACGAACCCCGCCGATGGCAATCGACAAAAAGCAAGCGATTCAAGGGATCCtcgaagaaggagaggagaggcaggagcTTCCTCCGCCAGGCCCTTCACAGGAGTATCGCAACAACACGGATATTCCTCTGATCATCTGCGGCGATTACAACTCTACGCCCAGCAGTGGCGTTTACGACTTTCTTGCCACTGGTCGTCTTTCCCATGATCACCCCGAATGGCTTGGTCGAAAGTACGGAAACTTCACGAGAGACGGTGTTGAGCACCCCTTCAGCATCCGTTCGGCCTATGCCCATCTCAGAGGTGGACCTCATGAACTTAGCTTCACCAACTACACACCAACCTTCCGTGAAGTCATTGACTACATCTGGTATTCCACCAACACGCTGGAGTTGGTGTCGTTGCTTGCTCCTCCGGACAAGCAGGCTCTTACGCGGATTCCCGGCTTCCCATATTATCACTTCCCATCTGACCACATTCAAATCATGGCCGAGTACGTGATCCGGCCCCGCAAGGACAAGAGAGCAGTCGTGGAGCCGGATTTTGGACCAAGCAGCCGGCGGACTTGA
- a CDS encoding uncharacterized protein (COG:U; EggNog:ENOG503NU61), whose protein sequence is MRMPRAANSGKRQQGASNQRDTRHENGLVGPGKRVVKQKSQNQLDGISKPTVDAASVPPLPLQVNNNNTTTATTAAPPHPDDMAPEHRTTEMLHRGSLDAYSESSSADSLPAAVSLPIPDEGHRQINVNDAKNTNVHRDPGLMELAITVLRACPLQDTIAILIILMQASPAVLATIYTLFTLLTFVPPVTTSSGLSIAEIFDGSQGTPSLTTLVGMDVVMLGIWLFLWAPMQQFILDLAQVVIALTLGGGGTSRQGTTSNILFCVAMVGMSQWTRHARWSGLSRLSSVLGSHRFLMADSDSNMRAFEKKGPDGWLRNILGIHILTQGLVRYIREWYLRRERRDLQLQSLADPEAGKSVSFTAEGSSDAALMAADSDAHLQTSAGNISTKKRRKQSALVRIRQPLWAALASTKIVMVKEYELSHAASESTSSNATDIHNLGNAPFNKQPEKIWICYVGCDEVCFNTSHFPDPLSEDEASEDESHPGIDMGKPFYVRVNKAIWQPTRMMPIEIGEEEKQQGTCWTGDIYGLTPLSNYECEFVSTRTGEVIFSTSVRTIQAKSKDLEVASKTTSNQRSHARHDSPATTLRASIAAAEAKLADEKARLKSVKKDNNRKLNTLRKEIEKLSSAVQSAGGDDEKLRQKVAQNKVQEKRAEESINELDAELKDLEALPEELLNEYRAKQSAWTSEKAQFDKARSSFKSWKASIDKELKLLEEERASLQAKRNKIATRIAKVDDEHARITDANARGLNEAERRRQERAALEADMARTEQHLRDRIQTLRAGNITKQAQIHDLNTQLEVYMASFQDDLAYDTGAVPGHFQPSAQWGPPPAPVPYNAHAHAHAQPQPMWPPTSMAGPAPSLLPPPHLSAYPNPIGPVANPPHAKTRGRSSSMLSDVSGFTQSTEELDREFNSNVGVIGHPHVHANHHSYGTSGSTGLRGPPGFHISRQRSDGPGVGSGSGSGSGSGFGSGSSSVRSGMSGGSVKEAPSPA, encoded by the coding sequence ATGCGTATGCCTCGCGCCGCCAATTCAGGAAAACGACAGCAGGGAGCAAGCAACCAGCGTGATACCAGGCATGAGAATGGCCTGGTAGGTCCGGGGAAGCGTGTGGTCAAGCAGAAGAGCCAGAACCAGCTCGATGGCATCTCCAAGCCAACCGTTGACGCTGCCTCCGTGCCGCCTCTGCCACTGcaagtcaacaacaacaacaccaccaccgccaccaccgctgcccCGCCCCATCCCGACGACATGGCTCCCGAACACCGGACAACCGAGATGCTCCACAGGGGCTCACTAGATGCCTACTCTGAATCTTCGTCTGCCGACTCGCTCCCTGCTGCCGTCAGCCTGCCCATCCCCGACGAGGGTCACCGTCAGATCAATGTGAACGATGCCAAGAATACAAACGTCCACCGCGACCCCGGCTTGATGGAGCTCGCCATCACGGTCCTTCGCGCATGCCCTCTTCAGGACACCATTGCTATCCTCATCATTCTCATGCAGGCTTCACCCGCTGTCTTGGCAACCATCTATACTTTGTTTACGCTTCTTACTTTTGTGCCACCCGTAACCACCAGTTCCGGTCTCAGCATCGCCGAGATTTTCGACGGCAGTCAAGGAACGCCTTCTCTGACGACCCTGGTTGGAATGGATGTGGTCATGTTGGGCATCTGGCTCTTCTTGTGGGCACCCATGCAGCAGTTCATCTTGGATCTCGCTCAAGTTGTGATCGCCTTGACcttgggcggcggtggcacTTCGAGGCAAGGCACCACGAGCAATATTCTCTTTTGCGTGGCCATGGTAGGAATGTCTCAGTGGACACGGCACGCCCGGTGGAGTGGTTTGTCGCGACTGAGCTCGGTGTTGGGTTCCCATCGCTTCCTGATGGCTGATTCAGATTCAAATATGCGTGCATTCGAGAAGAAGGGCCCTGATGGGTGGCTTCGAAATATTTTGGGTATTCACATTCTGACTCAGGGTCTGGTGCGATACATCCGGGAATGGTACCTGCGGAGGGAACGTCGTGATTTGCAGCTCCAGAGCCTAGCAGACCCCGAAGCCGGAAAGTCCGTTTCTTTTACGGCCGAGGGTTCCTCAGATGCTGCCCTCATGGCCGCCGACAGCGATGCTCACTTACAAACCAGCGCAGGAAATATTTCGACCAAGAAACGCAGGAAGCAAAGTGCTCTCGTCCGGATCAGGCAGCCTCTCTGGGCGGCTCTAGCTAGTACCAAGATTGTTATGGTGAAGGAGTATGAGCTTTCCCACGCTGCCTCGGAATCAACTAGTTCGAACGCCACCGATATCCACAACCTGGGCAATGCCCCCTTCAACAAGCAGCCTGAGAAGATCTGGATCTGCTATGTGGGTTGCGACGAGGTCTGCTTCAACACCAGTCATTTCCCTGATCCATTGAGCGAAGACGAGGCATCCGAGGACGAGAGCCATCCAGGCATCGATATGGGTAAACCGTTCTATGTCAGGGTCAACAAAGCTATTTGGCAACCAACCCGAATGATGCCAATCGAAatcggcgaggaagaaaagcaaCAAGGGACGTGCTGGACAGGCGATATCTACGGACTTACGCCGCTCTCCAACTACGAGTGCGAATTCGTCAGCACTCGTACTGGTGAGGTCATTTTCTCAACCAGTGTCAGAACCATTCAGGCCAAGAGCAAGGATCTCGAAGTAGCATCCAAAACCACCAGCAATCAACGATCGCATGCCCGCCACGACTCGCCCGCCACAACTCTTAGGGCATCCATTGCTGCAGCTGAAGCGAAATTGGCCGATGAAAAGGCCCGTCTCAAGTCTGTAAAAAAGGACAACAACCGAAAGCTGAATACCCTGCGAAAAGAGATCGAGAAATTGTCCTCAGCTGTACAGTCGGCTGGTGGAGATGACGAGAAACTAAGACAGAAGGTGGCGCAAAACAAGGTCCAGGAGAAGCGAGCCGAAGAGTCCATCAATGAGCTTGACGCGGAGCTCAAGGATTTGGAGGCATTGCCCGAGGAGCTGCTGAATGAGTATCGGGCCAAGCAAAGTGCCTGGACATCAGAGAAGGCCCAGTTTGACAAGGCCCGCTCCTCCTTCAAGAGCTGGAAGGCGTCCATTGACAAGGAGTTGAAGTTGTTGGAAGAGGAAAGGGCTAGCTTACAGGCCAAGCGCAACAAGATCGCGACACGTATCGCCAAGGTCGATGATGAACATGCTCGCATCACGGATGCCAATGCTCGGGGGCTGAACGAGGCAGAGCGTCGCCGGCAGGAGCGCGCTGCCCTCGAGGCTGATATGGCCCGCACGGAGCAGCATCTCAGGGATCGCATCCAGACGCTTCGTGCTGGTAATATCACCAAGCAGGCGCAAATCCACGACCTGAACACCCAGTTGGAAGTTTACATGGCAAGCTTTCAAGACGACCTGGCTTACGACACAGGAGCGGTGCCGGGTCATTTCCAACCCTCTGCACAGTGGGGTCCGCCGCCAGCTCCTGTTCCCTACAACGCTCATGCCCATGCGCATGCTCAGCCTCAGCCTATGTGGCCGCCGACCTCCATGGCCGGCcctgctccttctcttcttccgccTCCGCACCTGTCTGCGTATCCCAATCCGATCGGACCGGTAGCCAATCCACCTCACGCCAAGACCAGAGGTCGCTCGTCGTCTATGTTGAGCGATGTTTCAGGCTTCACTCAGTCGACGGAGGAGCTTGACCGTGAGTTCAACAGCAATGTAGGAGTTATCGGGCACCCCCACGTCCACGCCAACCATCATTCCTACGGGACATCAGGATCAACGGGTTTGCGAGGCCCACCTGGCTTCCACATTTCGCGGCAGCGAAGTGACGGCCCCGGTGTTGGATCAGGCTCGGGGTCTGGGTCTGGATCCGGCTTCGGCTCCGGCAGCAGTAGCGTGCGGTCGGGGATGAGTGGTGGAAGCGTCAAGGAAGCCCCCAGCCCTGCGTAA
- a CDS encoding uncharacterized protein (EggNog:ENOG503P6RC; COG:S) has protein sequence MSSINPELRQQVMSIYKQLLYLGRDYPQGYNYFRPRLHRAFMANASLTDEAEIRQAIARAQFVQKD, from the exons ATGTCCTCAATAAACCCAGAGCTGAGACAGCAAGTCATGTCAATTTACAAGC AGCTCTTGTACCTCGGCCGTGATTACCCTCAGGGATACAACTACTTCCGCCCTCGCCTACACAGGGCCTTTATGGCCAATGCTAGCCTGACGGATGAAGCGGAGATACGTCAAGCCATTGCGCGGGCACAGTTTGTTCAGAAGG ATTGA
- a CDS encoding uncharacterized protein (EggNog:ENOG503NX82; COG:S), with protein sequence MTPPTPLLTSSLRSRGLLSLPSFTKTLQRPLSTITNQLPPPPPKQWIPDLRARLGKCIIFGCTHSQITRASSVLKALSTEWKSLVAGSEGFLTGGRRGLDGRQIAWGEMDSFQHVNNVNYYRYAESARVNWITNFAVHVDPKHRHQWAELMTPKSTGLIMKSLKCDFKFPMVYPDKISVYHKLRCRPEGDPAPSNFMLDCIVLSHQHRRVAARLEEDIVVYDYKAAKKTSMPGFMMELFQQTWEMQQAEEVRAKTRIWELIGEVEGLEKETWDREDAVEDLGSAGKSSA encoded by the exons aTGACCCCCCCAACgcccctcctcaccagctcCCTCCGATCAAGGGGCTTActctcccttccctccttcaccaaaaCCCTACAAAGacccctctccaccatcaccaatcaactcccccctccaccaccaaaacaatgGATCCCCGACCTCCGCGCCCGCCTAGGCAAATGCATCATCTTCGGCTGCACCCACTCCCAAATCACCCGCGCGTCCTCCGTTCTCAAAGCCCTATCAACCGAATGGAAGTCTCTTGTCGCCGGCAGTGAAGGGTTCCTCACcgggggaaggagagggctaGACGGGAGGCAGATTGCTTGGGGGGAGATGGATAGTTTT CAACACGTCAACAATGTGAATTACTATCGGTATGCCGAGTCGGCAAGAGTAAACTGGATCACCAACTTTGCCGTTCATGTTGATCCGAAGCATAGGCACCAGTGGGCGGAGCTGATGACGCCCAAGTCGACAGGGTTGATTATGAAGAGTTTGAAGTGTGATTTCAAGTTT CCAATGGTTTATCCTGATAAGATCTCCGTCTATCACAAGCTCCGCTGCAGGCCTGAGGGGGACCCGGCGCCGAGTAATTTCATGCTGGATTGTATCGTCTTGTCTCATCAGCATAGAAGGGTGGCGGCAcgcttggaggaggatatcgTTGTTTATGACTACAAGGCTGCGAAAAAGACGAGCATGCCTGGGTTTATGATGGAGTTGTTCCAGCAGACGTGGGAGATGCAGcaggctgaggaggtgagggcgaAGACGAGGATTTGGGAGTtgattggggaggtggaggggttggagaaggagacgTGGGATAGGGAGGATGCGGTAGAGGATTTGGGGAGTGCTGGTAAGAGTAGTGCTTGA